The proteins below are encoded in one region of Prevotella melaninogenica ATCC 25845:
- a CDS encoding SusC/RagA family TonB-linked outer membrane protein: MKQVKCKFPVRILTLLLGLFLSVSAFAQSTITGQVKDATGEPVIGASVLINGTSNGTVTDLDGNFSISVQPGATLTISYIGFQKQQVAAANGMVITLQEDQAQQMNEVVVIGYGAVKKSDLTGSVTALKPDSKNKGLVVNAQDMLAGKVAGVSVTSDGGTPGGGANIRIRGGSSLNASNNPLIVIDGVAMDQTGIKGVSNPLSLVNPQDIESFNVLKDASATAIYGSRGSNGVIIITTKKGRRGLQVSYNGSFTVSKNSKNLDVLSADEYRSLIANKFGTDLYTLDANGNQVPTAYSRLGKANTNWQNEIFRTAFSHDHNVAVSGQVANWLPYRVSAGYTNQQGIIKTSNFERFTGALTLSPSFLNDHLKVTLNAKGMWTKNRYADGEAIKAARQFDPTQPVYAAGYDNFGGYYQWLDDGTALNDSSWPKTYYSLATKNPVSILNLKNDRAISRDFLGSADVDYKVHGFEDLRFHVTAGVDVAKGRQVTDVDPASPQAIYYGSYGWESQLKRNMQLSAYAQYYHDFNDKAKNHFDIMAGYEWAHFWHNTNNAYWSYYPSTNGDATLAGKQRNYAPYFYATENYLVSFFGRANWSLMDGRYMVTATVRNDGSSRFKEHWATFPSFAFAWRINEENLFKQIDWLSDLKLRLSWGMTGQQEGIGDYNYFAIYEMNKGNESYYPIAGDGSLARPKAYDPNLKWETTTSYNVGLDWGILKQRLTGSVDWYYRKTNDLLNNATVPAGANFRNQVMSNIGSMYNMGVETSLHWLAVNAKDFNWTMDYNFTYNYNKITNLNGGSDPNYFVPTGGISAGTGGNIQAQHVGNAVNSFHVFQQAYDKNGKPLEGVVVDRNSDGKITDADKYYYKAPAAPVTMGFASRFEYRNWDLGFALRASLGNYVYNDAFASTSNMSNSEIYVKSKFLVNRPTDVVADNWLSTETTSTQTDYWVQNASFLKLDNVTLGYSFANLLKQGSWNGITGRIYGTVNNVFCLTKYKGLDPEVFNGIDNNLYPRPISFILGLNLNF; encoded by the coding sequence ATGAAGCAGGTAAAATGCAAATTTCCTGTTAGGATATTGACTCTATTGTTGGGTCTATTCCTTTCAGTCAGTGCCTTTGCGCAGTCTACGATTACAGGACAGGTGAAGGATGCTACTGGTGAGCCAGTCATTGGTGCTTCTGTCCTTATCAATGGGACAAGTAATGGTACAGTGACCGACCTTGATGGTAACTTCTCTATCAGCGTACAGCCGGGTGCTACTTTGACAATCTCTTACATTGGTTTCCAAAAACAACAGGTAGCTGCAGCCAATGGTATGGTAATTACACTTCAGGAAGACCAAGCACAGCAGATGAATGAGGTTGTTGTTATTGGTTACGGTGCTGTTAAGAAGAGTGACCTTACGGGTTCTGTGACAGCCTTGAAACCTGATAGCAAGAATAAGGGTCTTGTTGTTAATGCACAGGATATGCTTGCTGGTAAGGTTGCCGGTGTGAGTGTAACGAGCGATGGTGGCACTCCTGGTGGCGGTGCTAACATTCGTATTCGTGGTGGTTCTTCTTTGAACGCATCTAACAATCCATTGATTGTGATTGATGGTGTGGCTATGGACCAGACAGGTATTAAGGGTGTTAGCAATCCTTTGTCACTTGTAAACCCACAGGATATTGAGTCTTTCAACGTTTTGAAGGATGCTTCTGCTACTGCAATCTATGGTTCTCGTGGTTCAAATGGTGTTATCATCATTACAACTAAGAAGGGACGTCGTGGTTTGCAGGTGTCTTATAATGGTAGCTTTACCGTTAGTAAGAATTCAAAGAACCTTGATGTCTTGTCTGCTGATGAGTATCGTAGCCTCATAGCAAACAAGTTTGGTACTGATCTTTATACCCTCGATGCTAATGGTAATCAAGTTCCAACAGCTTACTCACGCCTTGGTAAGGCTAATACAAACTGGCAGAACGAAATCTTCCGTACTGCTTTTAGCCACGATCATAACGTAGCCGTTTCTGGTCAAGTTGCTAACTGGTTGCCTTATCGTGTTAGTGCAGGCTACACAAATCAGCAGGGTATCATCAAGACTTCTAACTTTGAGCGTTTCACTGGAGCGTTGACATTGAGTCCTTCTTTCTTGAATGACCACTTGAAGGTTACGTTGAATGCTAAGGGAATGTGGACAAAGAATCGCTATGCTGATGGTGAGGCTATCAAGGCAGCACGTCAGTTTGACCCAACACAGCCAGTCTATGCGGCTGGTTATGATAACTTCGGTGGCTACTATCAGTGGCTTGATGATGGTACAGCGCTCAATGATAGCAGTTGGCCAAAGACCTATTATTCATTGGCAACAAAGAACCCTGTGTCTATTCTTAACCTAAAGAACGACCGTGCTATCAGCCGCGACTTCCTTGGTAGTGCCGATGTTGATTATAAAGTTCATGGCTTTGAAGACCTCCGTTTCCACGTTACTGCAGGTGTTGATGTTGCTAAGGGACGTCAGGTAACAGATGTTGATCCAGCCTCTCCACAGGCTATCTATTATGGTTCTTATGGATGGGAGTCACAGTTGAAACGTAACATGCAGCTCTCTGCATACGCTCAGTACTACCACGATTTCAATGATAAAGCAAAGAATCACTTCGATATCATGGCTGGTTATGAGTGGGCACACTTCTGGCATAACACTAATAACGCTTATTGGAGTTACTATCCATCAACAAACGGTGATGCAACTCTTGCTGGCAAACAACGCAACTATGCACCTTATTTCTATGCGACAGAGAACTATCTTGTATCCTTCTTCGGCCGTGCAAACTGGTCTTTGATGGACGGTCGTTATATGGTAACAGCAACCGTACGTAATGATGGTTCTTCACGTTTCAAGGAGCATTGGGCAACGTTCCCATCATTCGCTTTTGCATGGCGTATCAATGAAGAGAACCTTTTCAAGCAGATTGACTGGTTGTCAGACTTGAAACTTCGCCTTAGCTGGGGTATGACTGGTCAGCAGGAAGGTATCGGCGACTATAATTACTTTGCTATATACGAAATGAATAAAGGTAATGAATCTTACTATCCAATCGCTGGTGATGGCTCTTTGGCTCGTCCAAAGGCATACGATCCAAACTTGAAGTGGGAGACTACTACCTCTTATAATGTAGGACTTGATTGGGGTATTCTCAAGCAGCGCCTCACAGGTAGCGTTGATTGGTACTATCGCAAGACCAACGACCTGCTCAACAATGCAACCGTACCAGCAGGTGCTAACTTCCGTAATCAGGTAATGAGCAACATTGGTTCTATGTATAATATGGGTGTTGAAACAAGTCTCCACTGGTTGGCAGTGAACGCTAAGGACTTCAACTGGACAATGGATTACAACTTCACCTATAACTATAATAAGATTACGAACCTCAATGGTGGTAGCGATCCAAACTATTTCGTACCAACAGGAGGTATCTCTGCTGGTACTGGTGGTAACATCCAGGCACAGCATGTAGGTAATGCAGTTAACTCTTTCCACGTATTCCAGCAGGCATATGATAAGAATGGCAAGCCGTTGGAGGGTGTAGTTGTCGACCGCAACAGCGATGGTAAGATTACCGATGCAGATAAGTACTACTACAAGGCACCTGCAGCACCAGTAACGATGGGCTTTGCTTCTCGTTTCGAGTATCGTAACTGGGACCTTGGTTTCGCACTCCGTGCAAGTCTTGGTAACTATGTTTACAATGATGCTTTTGCAAGTACTTCTAATATGTCTAACTCAGAAATATATGTAAAGAGCAAGTTCCTCGTGAACCGTCCTACAGATGTAGTAGCAGACAACTGGTTGTCAACCGAGACTACATCTACTCAGACAGACTACTGGGTACAGAATGCTTCTTTCTTGAAGTTGGATAATGTAACCTTGGGTTATAGCTTCGCTAATCTTCTCAAGCAGGGTTCATGGAATGGTATTACTGGTCGTATTTATGGAACTGTGAATAACGTGTTCTGCCTTACTAAGTATAAAGGTCTCGACCCAGAGGTGTTCAATGGTATTGACAACAACCTCTATCCACGTCCAATCTCATTCATCTTGGGTTTGAACCTGAATTTCTAA
- a CDS encoding RagB/SusD family nutrient uptake outer membrane protein, which translates to MNTKFKYIFSTAALLLSVGFTSCTGDLDVKPIDPNLNTKENTSPESAFNKCYAHIAMAGNGGANGDSDVDGIDGGTSGYVRQLFNSQELTTDEAICAWGDEGISNMNFDSYDASHPMLKGFYYRLYAGITYCNQYLADFGDYNATMSAEVRFIRALNYYYLLDGWGNVPFTTAISSAKPARIQRADLYKWLIDELKNEVEPNLNDASPKTSATTGYGRVDKAAAWMLLARLYMNAEVYTGTADWANAKLYAKKVIDSPYKLYTTKKGQWSAYQQLFMGDNGENGASVEAIFPILQDGLKTTSYGTTLYLMAGSNDNSEHIKSATIAGNSTTGGWAGNRMRTDLVLKFFPNNDAPNVAAYAMPAAADDDRALFDGEGRNVSNGDDEKGVKVFTNGFSVCKFNNFKTDGSAGHNSLFPDADFFLMRAAEAYLMYAEADARQNNGTTTAQGTAYINALRTRANATTQTAYSLRQICDEWSREFYFEGLRRTTLIRFGYFGGNVNYNWSWKGGVKNGRNFDSHLNLFPIPTSDLVANEANLIQNPGY; encoded by the coding sequence ATGAATACTAAATTCAAATATATATTCTCTACAGCAGCACTTTTGCTGTCAGTAGGGTTCACCTCTTGTACAGGCGATTTGGATGTAAAACCAATTGATCCAAACCTTAATACAAAGGAAAATACGTCGCCAGAAAGCGCATTCAATAAGTGTTATGCTCATATTGCTATGGCTGGTAACGGTGGAGCTAATGGTGATAGCGATGTTGACGGTATCGATGGTGGAACCAGTGGTTACGTACGTCAGCTATTCAATTCACAGGAGTTGACCACCGATGAGGCTATCTGCGCATGGGGTGATGAAGGTATTTCTAACATGAACTTCGATAGTTATGACGCTTCACATCCAATGTTGAAGGGTTTTTACTATCGTCTTTATGCGGGTATCACCTATTGCAATCAGTATCTTGCAGACTTCGGTGACTACAATGCAACGATGTCAGCAGAGGTTCGTTTCATCCGTGCTTTGAATTATTACTATCTCTTGGACGGATGGGGTAATGTTCCTTTCACAACAGCAATATCTTCTGCTAAGCCAGCTCGCATCCAGCGTGCAGACCTTTATAAGTGGCTTATTGATGAATTGAAGAATGAGGTTGAGCCTAATTTGAACGATGCAAGTCCTAAGACTTCAGCCACTACTGGTTATGGTCGTGTCGACAAAGCTGCTGCTTGGATGCTCTTGGCTCGTCTTTATATGAATGCTGAGGTTTATACAGGTACTGCTGATTGGGCTAATGCTAAGTTATATGCAAAGAAGGTTATCGACTCTCCTTATAAGCTCTATACCACCAAGAAGGGTCAGTGGAGTGCTTATCAGCAGCTTTTCATGGGCGATAATGGTGAGAATGGTGCTTCTGTTGAGGCTATCTTCCCAATCCTTCAGGATGGTTTGAAGACAACTTCATATGGTACAACCCTCTACCTTATGGCTGGTTCTAACGATAACAGCGAGCATATCAAGAGTGCTACTATTGCTGGTAACAGCACAACTGGCGGTTGGGCTGGTAACCGTATGCGTACAGACCTCGTATTGAAGTTCTTCCCAAATAACGATGCTCCTAATGTTGCTGCATACGCTATGCCAGCAGCAGCTGATGACGATCGTGCCCTCTTCGATGGTGAAGGTCGTAATGTAAGCAATGGTGACGATGAGAAGGGTGTAAAGGTATTTACCAATGGATTCTCTGTTTGTAAGTTTAATAACTTCAAGACGGACGGCAGTGCAGGTCATAACTCGCTCTTCCCAGATGCCGACTTCTTCCTCATGCGTGCTGCTGAGGCTTACTTGATGTATGCTGAAGCAGATGCACGTCAGAACAATGGAACGACAACTGCACAGGGAACTGCTTATATCAATGCGCTCCGTACGCGTGCTAATGCTACTACTCAGACCGCTTATTCACTCCGCCAGATTTGTGACGAGTGGAGTCGTGAGTTCTACTTCGAAGGCTTGCGTCGTACAACACTTATCCGTTTCGGCTACTTTGGTGGTAATGTTAATTACAACTGGAGTTGGAAGGGTGGTGTGAAGAACGGCCGTAACTTCGACTCTCACCTTAACCTCTTCCCAATTCCGACAAGTGATTTGGTTGCTAACGAAGCCAACTTGATTCAGAATCCAGGGTATTAA